The Salegentibacter mishustinae genome includes a window with the following:
- a CDS encoding oligosaccharide flippase family protein has translation MFKNFSYLTIGTIIAQLISLVTVLKITSILNPDDYGLFTFLIAQGMLLLRIGDLGNRNIVIRTIARDPSHTNDLLWNGAILRVLAIIALSLIYYVYNHYFGSLSFNNLFLIFIFSLFSCFANLFELIFHGNQKMLPSAVINLTYSVIWFVIVFFVLEKGISITYIFLLYISITLIKGILYLAFIKYYKLFKGKIQSFRVSSKQIIKESWPYFAMILILLPLTSLANNFLDINSNNIQIGYFNLSERLLGPISLVVGMSLSAIFPNLSAMWSKNREKFYRYLSIGFGVYMMASMLICFIFTLFSKEIVILLFPDDYTPAIKVCQMQVWYLFFTSVDSLVGVVLGAANREKLILRFSIVYFLICTPVLFYSSKYGALGISYGYVISYGACLIYVWLTFKKSLNIKIKYDLHIWLLAISLFIISFYLTADISLIYKLIICLAVLGLLLPYSFKLYKPLFVK, from the coding sequence GTGTTTAAAAATTTTTCCTATCTAACCATAGGCACTATCATAGCTCAACTAATAAGTCTGGTTACGGTTCTTAAAATCACCAGTATTTTAAATCCTGATGATTATGGCCTTTTTACATTCCTAATAGCTCAAGGTATGCTCTTGTTAAGAATTGGAGATTTAGGAAATAGAAATATTGTTATAAGAACAATTGCCCGAGACCCATCGCATACTAATGATTTATTGTGGAATGGGGCAATTTTAAGGGTGCTAGCCATTATAGCCCTCTCTCTTATCTACTATGTTTACAATCATTACTTCGGAAGCTTATCTTTCAACAATCTTTTTTTAATTTTTATTTTCTCGCTTTTTAGCTGCTTTGCGAATTTATTTGAACTCATATTTCACGGTAATCAAAAAATGCTGCCCTCGGCGGTTATTAATCTTACTTACAGTGTAATATGGTTTGTGATTGTGTTCTTTGTGCTAGAGAAAGGCATAAGTATTACCTACATTTTTTTACTTTATATTTCAATTACACTAATAAAGGGAATACTTTATTTAGCTTTCATTAAGTATTATAAATTATTTAAAGGAAAGATTCAGAGCTTTAGGGTTTCTTCTAAACAAATTATTAAAGAAAGTTGGCCTTATTTTGCAATGATCCTTATTTTATTGCCTTTAACCAGTCTTGCAAACAATTTTTTAGACATAAACTCCAATAATATTCAAATAGGATACTTTAATCTCTCAGAAAGATTATTAGGTCCAATTTCCCTGGTAGTAGGAATGTCTTTAAGTGCCATATTTCCAAATTTATCGGCAATGTGGAGCAAAAATAGGGAGAAATTTTATCGTTATTTATCCATTGGCTTTGGAGTGTATATGATGGCGTCTATGCTCATCTGTTTTATATTTACTCTTTTTTCTAAAGAGATAGTCATTTTATTATTTCCAGATGATTATACACCAGCTATAAAGGTTTGCCAGATGCAGGTGTGGTATTTGTTCTTCACATCGGTAGATAGTTTGGTGGGAGTAGTGTTAGGTGCGGCAAATCGCGAAAAACTTATTTTAAGATTTAGTATTGTTTACTTTCTAATTTGTACACCTGTACTTTTTTATAGCAGTAAATATGGAGCCCTTGGTATTTCTTACGGCTATGTGATTTCTTATGGAGCATGTTTGATTTATGTATGGCTTACTTTTAAAAAATCCCTGAATATAAAGATCAAATACGACCTTCATATTTGGTTGCTCGCAATAAGTCTATTTATAATTTCCTTTTACCTAACTGCAGATATTTCGCTAATTTATAAACTAATAATATGCCTGGCTGTTTTAGGCCTTTTACTCCCTTATTCTTTTAAACTTTATAAGCCTTTATTTGTTAAATGA